One region of Aeromicrobium sp. Sec7.5 genomic DNA includes:
- a CDS encoding beta-class carbonic anhydrase gives MAFDDLLAANRTYADDFQNGGFDGIAKAGVAMVTCMDSRIDPLKMIGLEPGDAKILRNPGGRVTDQVLVAVVLGVTLLQVRRVLVIQHTRCAMASAPEAELQARVGAATGTDASWMSLGAITDQESTIRADVHKIESHPLVPDEIEVGGFVYDVDSGLLTPVA, from the coding sequence ATGGCCTTCGATGATCTCCTCGCCGCCAATCGCACCTACGCCGACGACTTCCAGAACGGAGGGTTCGACGGCATCGCCAAGGCCGGTGTGGCCATGGTGACGTGCATGGATTCACGCATCGACCCCCTGAAGATGATCGGCCTCGAGCCGGGCGACGCGAAGATCCTGCGCAACCCCGGCGGCCGCGTCACCGACCAGGTGCTCGTCGCCGTCGTGCTCGGCGTCACGCTCCTCCAGGTCCGCCGCGTCCTGGTGATCCAGCACACCCGCTGCGCGATGGCCTCGGCGCCCGAGGCCGAGCTGCAGGCCCGGGTCGGAGCCGCCACGGGCACCGACGCGAGCTGGATGAGCCTTGGCGCAATCACCGACCAGGAGTCCACGATCCGCGCCGACGTGCACAAGATCGAGAGCCACCCGCTCGTCCCGGACGAGATCGAGGTCGGCGGCTTCGTCTACGACGTCGACAGTGGTCTGCTGACGCCGGTCGCCTGA
- the dusB gene encoding tRNA dihydrouridine synthase DusB: MTTSTMAAPLRLGDLEVPVPVVLAPMAGVTNAAFRQLCAEQGAGLYVCEMITSRGIVEGDRTSLSMLTFSGAESVRSVQLYGIDPDIIGRAVSILCDEHGVQHVDLNFGCPVPKVTRKGGGAALPWKANLLGRILTSAVEAAQPYGVPVTMKTRKGIDDDHLTYLDAGRIAADAGCAAIALHGRTAVQHYSGHADWDAIAELKASTSIPVLGNGDVWEASDAVRMMAETGCDGVVVGRGCLGRPWLFRDLAAALTGTEVLTTPNLGEVAAVMRRHAQLLGQWMGEERGCIEFRKHVAWYLKGFAAGSVVRSSLGKVSSYAALDALLADLDTDEPFPAAELGRPRGRQGTPKRVVVPEGWLDSREVDGDLDPEAEDATSGG, encoded by the coding sequence ATGACCACCTCGACCATGGCGGCGCCCCTGCGCCTCGGGGACCTCGAGGTCCCCGTCCCGGTCGTGCTGGCGCCGATGGCCGGGGTCACGAACGCCGCGTTCCGCCAGCTCTGCGCCGAGCAGGGCGCCGGTCTGTACGTGTGCGAGATGATCACGTCCCGCGGCATCGTCGAGGGCGACCGCACGAGCCTGTCGATGCTGACGTTCTCGGGGGCGGAGTCGGTGCGGTCCGTGCAGCTGTACGGCATCGACCCCGACATCATCGGCCGCGCGGTCTCGATCCTGTGCGACGAGCACGGGGTCCAGCACGTCGACCTCAACTTCGGCTGCCCCGTCCCCAAGGTCACCCGCAAGGGCGGTGGTGCCGCCCTCCCGTGGAAGGCGAACCTGCTCGGCCGGATCCTCACCTCCGCGGTCGAGGCCGCGCAGCCCTACGGGGTGCCGGTCACGATGAAGACCCGCAAGGGCATCGACGACGACCACCTCACGTACCTCGACGCGGGCCGGATCGCGGCCGACGCCGGGTGCGCCGCGATCGCCCTCCACGGCCGCACCGCTGTCCAGCACTACTCCGGCCACGCCGACTGGGACGCGATCGCCGAGCTGAAGGCCTCGACCTCGATCCCCGTGCTCGGCAACGGCGACGTCTGGGAGGCGTCCGATGCGGTCCGCATGATGGCCGAGACCGGGTGTGACGGCGTCGTCGTCGGCCGCGGCTGCCTGGGCCGGCCGTGGTTGTTCCGCGACCTCGCCGCGGCCTTGACGGGCACCGAGGTGCTCACCACGCCGAACCTGGGGGAGGTCGCCGCGGTCATGCGTCGCCATGCCCAGCTGCTCGGGCAGTGGATGGGTGAGGAGCGCGGCTGCATCGAGTTCCGCAAGCACGTCGCCTGGTACCTGAAGGGGTTCGCGGCCGGCTCGGTCGTGCGCAGCAGCCTCGGCAAGGTGTCGTCCTACGCCGCGCTCGACGCACTGCTGGCCGACCTCGACACCGACGAGCCGTTCCCCGCGGCCGAGCTCGGGCGCCCCCGCGGGCGCCAGGGCACCCCCAAGCGGGTCGTGGTCCCGGAGGGGTGGCTCGACTCGCGGGAGGTCGACGGCGACCTCGATCCGGAGGCCGAGGACGCGACTTCCGGCGGCTGA
- a CDS encoding LTA synthase family protein, with protein MSWIPALRRSAVPDLALAAVAAYLVVWLMTTPIHEVAAERGVATHDILDDAVGLGLVWLLVALLLVVTRQRWLVLAAVVGIAVAGHVAQREKLTVLGEPLLPTDLGFLSNPDFLSSQTSTATIVLPLLGAGLVMALAVWADRRRRRHVAGASEAVRRRRRLVSLGLAPVLALTVAVALDFNRPGNPLRSLYAGSSVGCCPWGQLENYAANGFVAGFLTNVPGLAMQVPDGYSRERIEEIVARYSEDLPDRDGDTPSLADMDVVVVLSESFSDPTRLSGLSIERDPLPQLRARGGEGWSGQTVASYYGTGTSTMEYQVLTGQSIGLLEPQIFSPYQSFVAGSRTFPSAAGWLTSHGSEAVAVHPFSASMYQRRSVYDAFGFDEFLDEDDFASVDPLGGNPFISDAEAFGRTLEVLDDATAPTLVNLVTIQNHSPFFGWYAGMPGVEGLVGDDDERVHLATWIRGLEHSDAALDEFLAALAERERPTVVVYYGDHYPGVLPADLREANEPIGTLLTPVLLWSNLDVIDPGRDIGVVDATGLLPMAAEMVGAPLPPYYRLLQHVQDEIGSVGRGLIVAGDGTPVDEEDLSEDQRRLLEDYRLVQYDFSAGKGYGVEPLWYDWVP; from the coding sequence ATGTCGTGGATCCCAGCGCTGCGCCGCAGCGCCGTGCCCGACCTCGCGCTCGCGGCCGTCGCCGCCTATCTCGTCGTCTGGCTGATGACCACGCCGATCCACGAGGTCGCCGCCGAACGAGGCGTCGCCACGCACGACATCCTCGACGACGCCGTCGGGCTCGGGCTGGTGTGGCTGCTCGTCGCCCTGCTCCTCGTCGTGACCCGGCAACGATGGCTCGTGCTCGCCGCGGTCGTCGGGATCGCGGTCGCGGGGCACGTCGCCCAGCGCGAGAAGCTCACGGTGCTCGGTGAGCCGCTGCTGCCGACCGACCTCGGCTTCCTGTCCAACCCCGACTTCCTGTCGTCGCAGACGAGCACGGCCACGATCGTCCTGCCGCTCCTGGGCGCGGGCCTCGTCATGGCGCTGGCCGTCTGGGCCGACCGGCGTCGCCGACGGCACGTCGCGGGCGCGTCCGAGGCGGTACGCCGGCGCCGCCGGCTCGTGAGCCTCGGACTCGCCCCGGTGCTGGCCCTGACCGTCGCGGTCGCGCTCGACTTCAACCGGCCCGGCAACCCGCTGCGTAGCCTCTACGCCGGGAGCAGCGTCGGCTGCTGTCCGTGGGGTCAGCTCGAGAACTATGCCGCCAACGGCTTCGTGGCCGGGTTCCTGACCAACGTGCCGGGCCTCGCGATGCAGGTGCCCGACGGCTACAGCCGCGAACGGATCGAGGAGATCGTCGCGCGCTACTCCGAGGACCTGCCCGACCGGGACGGGGACACCCCGAGCCTGGCCGACATGGACGTGGTCGTGGTGCTCTCGGAGAGCTTCTCCGATCCGACCCGACTCAGTGGGCTCTCGATCGAGCGTGACCCCCTGCCGCAGCTCCGCGCCCGCGGCGGCGAGGGATGGTCGGGCCAGACCGTGGCGTCCTACTACGGCACCGGCACCTCGACGATGGAGTACCAGGTGCTCACGGGGCAGTCCATCGGCCTGCTCGAGCCGCAGATCTTCTCGCCGTACCAGTCGTTCGTCGCCGGCAGCCGAACCTTCCCGTCAGCGGCCGGCTGGCTCACCTCCCACGGCTCCGAGGCCGTCGCGGTCCACCCGTTCAGCGCATCGATGTACCAGCGTCGGTCGGTGTACGACGCCTTCGGGTTCGACGAGTTCCTCGACGAGGACGACTTCGCGTCGGTGGATCCGCTCGGCGGCAACCCGTTCATCTCGGACGCCGAGGCCTTCGGCCGCACGCTCGAGGTGCTCGACGATGCCACGGCACCAACCCTGGTCAACCTCGTCACGATCCAGAATCACTCACCGTTCTTCGGCTGGTACGCCGGCATGCCCGGGGTCGAGGGGCTGGTCGGCGACGACGACGAGCGCGTCCACCTGGCGACGTGGATCCGCGGGCTGGAGCACAGCGACGCGGCGCTCGACGAGTTCCTTGCCGCTCTCGCCGAACGGGAGCGACCGACGGTGGTCGTCTACTACGGCGACCACTACCCCGGTGTCCTCCCGGCCGACCTGCGGGAGGCCAACGAGCCGATCGGGACGCTCTTGACCCCGGTCCTGCTGTGGTCGAACCTCGACGTCATCGACCCTGGCCGCGACATCGGCGTCGTCGACGCGACCGGCCTGCTGCCGATGGCCGCAGAGATGGTCGGCGCTCCGCTCCCCCCGTACTACCGGCTCCTGCAGCACGTGCAGGACGAGATCGGATCGGTCGGCCGGGGCTTGATCGTGGCCGGAGACGGCACCCCCGTCGACGAGGAGGACCTGTCCGAGGACCAACGTCGCCTGCTCGAGGACTACCGGCTCGTGCAGTACGACTTCTCGGCCGGGAAGGGCTACGGCGTCGAACCCCTCTGGTACGACTGGGTCCCCTGA
- a CDS encoding S-layer homology domain-containing protein, which produces MLNRFLTVALTACFVVATGTAPASAARFTDVPDAHTFVDEIGWLAGTGITTGYPDGSFRPGASVLREQMAVFLWRQAGEPAVSDLPASSPFVDVPTSHGFYRAIVWLADSGISTGYPDGTFRPSQPVLREQMAAFLQRFRALEAAPSGGSGSFSDVPTGSTFRTQIQWLSGSGISTGYPDGSFRPSQPVLREQMAAFLFRYDDQFGGGDGAASGPFTSAPTPTVSGNAYVGSRLRGVPGTWTPQPASVTYQWLRNGTPISGATSLGYTVRQSDLGATLSFRATANRPGAAASVRTSAATGAVTASPLDVVVQRILTDTNQFRASNGRAPLQLNAPISSVAQAWAQQMSSTCVFAHNSSVGQLIPGGWRAWGENIARGQQYTEVVQAWINSPGHRANLLGDFTHLGIGFVESSPCGHPRTFVQVFAKY; this is translated from the coding sequence ATGCTGAATCGATTTTTGACCGTCGCGCTGACCGCCTGTTTCGTCGTCGCCACCGGAACCGCGCCCGCCTCGGCGGCCCGATTCACCGATGTGCCCGACGCCCACACTTTCGTCGACGAGATCGGCTGGCTCGCCGGCACGGGAATCACGACCGGGTACCCCGACGGGTCGTTCCGGCCGGGCGCCTCGGTGCTGCGCGAGCAGATGGCGGTGTTCCTGTGGCGCCAGGCGGGCGAGCCCGCCGTGAGCGACCTGCCCGCCTCGAGCCCGTTCGTCGACGTCCCGACGTCGCACGGCTTCTACCGCGCGATCGTCTGGCTCGCGGACTCCGGGATCTCGACGGGGTATCCCGACGGCACGTTCCGGCCGTCGCAGCCCGTGCTCCGCGAGCAGATGGCGGCGTTCCTGCAGCGGTTCCGCGCGCTCGAGGCGGCGCCGAGCGGTGGCTCCGGATCGTTCAGCGACGTCCCGACCGGCAGCACGTTCCGGACCCAGATCCAGTGGCTCAGCGGCTCGGGGATCTCGACGGGGTATCCCGACGGGTCGTTCCGGCCGTCGCAGCCCGTGCTCCGCGAGCAGATGGCCGCCTTCCTGTTCCGGTACGACGACCAGTTCGGCGGCGGCGACGGTGCTGCGTCCGGCCCGTTCACGTCGGCGCCGACGCCCACCGTCAGCGGCAACGCCTACGTGGGCTCGCGGCTGCGGGGTGTCCCCGGCACGTGGACGCCGCAGCCCGCCTCGGTCACGTACCAGTGGCTCCGCAACGGGACACCGATCTCGGGCGCCACGTCCCTGGGCTACACCGTCCGGCAGAGCGACCTGGGGGCGACGCTGTCGTTCCGGGCGACCGCGAACCGTCCCGGAGCCGCAGCATCGGTCCGCACGAGCGCCGCCACGGGCGCCGTGACGGCGTCGCCCCTCGACGTCGTCGTCCAGCGGATCCTGACCGACACGAACCAGTTCCGAGCCTCGAACGGTCGTGCTCCGCTGCAGCTCAATGCGCCCATCTCCTCGGTCGCCCAAGCCTGGGCCCAGCAGATGTCGTCCACCTGCGTGTTCGCGCACAACTCGAGCGTCGGCCAGCTCATCCCGGGCGGGTGGCGAGCCTGGGGTGAGAACATTGCTCGCGGCCAGCAGTACACCGAGGTCGTCCAGGCCTGGATCAACTCCCCAGGGCACCGGGCGAACCTGCTCGGCGACTTCACCCACCTGGGGATCGGGTTCGTCGAGAGCTCGCCGTGCGGCCACCCCCGCACCTTCGTGCAGGTGTTCGCGAAGTACTGA